One region of bacterium genomic DNA includes:
- a CDS encoding B12-binding domain-containing radical SAM protein encodes MRILLLTLPFFHPAEPPGQLALLKSLWQQDQQEHTVLAFDANLDFLDYVLSIEYVLECLAAFSTMGAPSSRWTRARRAYLHLDRARAALKSEEGYRSFSRYLTFVHHLNDALKLVFAPYPDMAVSLNNFQLLPYAAVDMANNLRSARQTNCSPFDDWCSERLFPRVEQYRPDLIAFSLTYLSQLFPTLFVAARLKTRFPKIPAIIGGGLINCYRDRPRSLSLLSGLFDRIVLGRAAESGPMWPAVLRQSAAKSPFIETPDLLPHLPAPDYGDFNLSGYFSPVPVLPYATSLGCYWNRCAFCPDAGRSPHTSGSKDLARNLQKTLEDHPGALFHFTDPAVPPANMEIIADLFAGRNVTYYSFVRFEACFEDAAFMKHLSSSGCRMLQFGLESASERLLALSRKGIDLQRAERILELSARENILNYVYLLFGLPSETDHDRRKTLDFIARNQSVVHFINPALMNLPIGSPMERDPGRFLIDRTYELAATGPDCEEYDKGQGDSRKQDDGSQAYEPGNDQDEDEGEAGCSFSLYKGFISQGENIRPSARHFLEKVFSPHPLVAPILQHDPPFFRAAHAPFFGLARKRGR; translated from the coding sequence ATGCGAATCCTTCTCCTTACTCTTCCCTTTTTTCATCCTGCGGAACCGCCCGGCCAGCTTGCCCTTCTCAAGTCGCTGTGGCAGCAGGATCAGCAGGAACATACGGTTTTAGCCTTTGACGCCAATCTCGATTTCCTGGACTATGTCTTATCCATCGAATATGTACTGGAGTGCCTTGCTGCCTTCAGCACGATGGGAGCGCCATCCTCCCGATGGACGCGGGCCAGGCGGGCATATCTTCACCTGGACCGGGCCAGGGCGGCGCTGAAGTCGGAGGAAGGGTATCGATCGTTCAGCCGCTATCTCACCTTCGTCCATCATCTGAATGATGCCCTGAAGCTGGTATTTGCCCCGTATCCTGACATGGCCGTATCCCTGAATAACTTTCAGTTGCTTCCCTATGCAGCGGTGGATATGGCAAATAACCTGCGCTCTGCCCGGCAAACCAACTGCTCCCCCTTCGATGACTGGTGCTCTGAGCGGCTCTTTCCCAGGGTCGAGCAGTATCGGCCCGACCTCATCGCCTTCTCCCTGACCTATCTCTCCCAGCTCTTTCCCACGCTCTTCGTGGCGGCCAGGCTCAAGACACGTTTTCCCAAAATACCGGCAATTATCGGCGGCGGATTGATCAACTGCTACCGGGACCGGCCCCGGAGCCTGTCCCTGCTCTCCGGCCTCTTTGACCGGATTGTCCTGGGAAGGGCGGCAGAATCCGGCCCGATGTGGCCTGCTGTTCTGCGGCAGTCAGCAGCGAAGAGCCCTTTCATCGAAACCCCGGACCTTCTGCCCCATCTTCCTGCCCCTGATTACGGGGATTTCAATCTGTCCGGCTATTTTTCGCCGGTCCCTGTCCTGCCCTATGCCACCAGCCTTGGCTGCTACTGGAACAGGTGTGCCTTTTGCCCGGATGCAGGGCGAAGCCCCCATACTTCCGGGAGCAAGGATCTGGCCCGGAACCTGCAAAAAACCCTTGAGGACCACCCCGGAGCGCTTTTTCATTTCACCGACCCGGCAGTGCCCCCGGCCAACATGGAAATTATCGCTGATCTTTTTGCCGGGCGCAACGTCACCTATTATTCCTTTGTCCGCTTTGAAGCCTGCTTTGAAGATGCCGCCTTTATGAAACATCTTTCCTCGTCCGGATGCAGGATGCTGCAGTTCGGCCTGGAAAGCGCATCGGAGCGGCTGCTTGCCCTGAGCCGAAAAGGTATCGATCTGCAACGGGCCGAGCGGATTCTGGAACTGTCGGCCCGGGAAAATATCCTGAATTATGTCTATCTTCTCTTTGGCCTGCCCTCGGAAACCGATCATGACCGCCGGAAAACCCTGGATTTTATCGCCCGTAACCAGAGTGTTGTTCATTTCATCAATCCTGCCCTGATGAATCTGCCGATTGGCAGTCCTATGGAGAGGGACCCCGGCAGGTTTCTCATCGACCGGACCTATGAGCTGGCTGCCACCGGGCCAGATTGTGAGGAATATGATAAAGGACAAGGTGACAGCCGGAAACAGGATGACGGCAGTCAGGCTTATGAACCGGGTAATGATCAGGATGAGGATGAGGGTGAGGCAGGCTGCTCATTCAGCCTGTATAAGGGGTTTATCTCCCAGGGGGAAAATATCCGGCCATCAGCCCGGCACTTTCTGGAAAAAGTATTTTCCCCTCATCCCCTGGTGGCTCCAATCTTGCAGCATGATCCTCCCTTTTTCCGGGCAGCCCATGCTCCTTTCTTTGGTTTGGCACGGAAACGGGGAAGATAA
- a CDS encoding type II toxin-antitoxin system RelE/ParE family toxin → MKVRDIVILKDAADDLNDGKAFYDQREAGVGDYFWDSLLADIESLVIYAGIHNREHGLYRMLAKRFPYAIYYEIVDDIAYVVAVLPMRRNPALIKRKVEGRS, encoded by the coding sequence ATGAAAGTCAGAGACATCGTTATACTGAAAGATGCCGCTGATGATCTGAACGACGGAAAAGCTTTTTACGATCAAAGAGAAGCCGGTGTTGGTGATTACTTCTGGGATAGTCTCCTTGCCGATATCGAATCCCTGGTAATCTATGCAGGCATTCATAATAGAGAGCATGGTCTCTACCGAATGCTTGCCAAGCGATTTCCTTATGCCATTTACTACGAAATCGTAGATGACATTGCTTATGTTGTAGCGGTCTTGCCAATGCGCCGTAATCCTGCATTGATCAAGAGAAAAGTAGAGGGAAGGAGCTGA